attaaataacgcaaagttccattcattaataataataagtttcatacatctgaataagttcgtacaatacatatgaaatacatgaaactatatctagattacatcatgaaatctaactacaaggtcctacggtgaaggcgggtgaactgctcctcgagccaactgctcctcgagctcagtgactcgagctcggagagtctcaatctccctcatcagttcctcgttagagggagctggtggggcaggcggtgcaggtggggtgggtggtgcgggtggtgccggtggtgctgatgtagatggtccggctccggatgtagacggtacgtccctagatgtaagtggtccgtatctaaatctaggtggtacagtTCCAGGAAtaatcaatacgtaacggggaaccttacgtatctgtgggtcggtaaggtatggcacaactcgtttacgagcagtaaccctacgacgatggccaaatgcgtcagtaaaagcacgacctccattcacccctggaatgacggtgccgtcgaaacggtaccgcttcctcggcggggtggagggtgcctgaataggtctatcagcaggatcctcatcatcgctggagtcgtctgatgatgaagaatcggcggatgatgagtcatccgaatcgtgtggtggtgacactggtggctgagctggtaatccgaagcgtccgaaggcggccaacatctgtctgtgtctgcctggcggaatcacgactaaacgtccgccgggagtgcgtcggcaaggcgtgcgcatgtggttacgaaacggcccttccccgaactccgcggggatctcaataccaccaatgcggggctgtgacctcgagggtccgggagtagacactggggcaggtgcactagtaccagctccggaagtagaagcgccgggatcactagtgggtgtcggggccggtgtatcggcagtagcatcagcaggtgtagcagtaggtagggcgacggggtctgagtctgtactgcccgaaatgccagcaggtgaaacatccgacatctgaacaaggaaaaatcaattttccatgtcagtatgtcataaagcaagcaaataataggccaacagtttaaatcatgtataacagtaactagcatggcaataacagcaattcgtatgaaagtagcatgaaatcaaaagcaagtagcatcatgcagtagtgatatcatgtagtagcatacggcatatagcagaaaaagtaagcattagcatgtagtaagctcagtggaaacaagtaaactagcaagttatagattagtcctattagtgaatcctactcgggtcggtcttagactcactaatgcaacctaattccttacaaccaatgctctgataccaaatgtgatgccccgtacaaaaccatcgtgtatgaatcatcaacaacaggatcattacaaggttaagtactatatgcgttttcaaaaagagtttgcattcaataataaaaggtgacgtcataactaacgtcaaatgttttacaatccaaaagcatgcttcgctaagtagaagcaataaataagtgtacgtgaccccaatgatcattacataacatagtttcaaaagtaaataagtttgaatgcaagataagtagtcatgcgataacaactctaagcagcgggtgtctacagcacaacaagtaagacagcggaagcaacctcaagcacctgagaaatacatgctttaaaaagtcaacacaaaggttggtgaactatagtttaagtataacattatgtaaggtaggccacgagatttcagtgctacaaagagcgtttcaaaacagtatgataaagtatatgttaaccgtgggcacttggtaactaacttaacgtttataccccctgaaagtacacttggaaagtgcgtatatttacgaagtattaaacactcgttaaatgctagcgcgactagcccgagtggggatgtcaaaccctatggatccatatctaagattcgcgttcacggttcaaaaaccaatgattaaacgttaccgagctaaagggaatgtttatgccgttgtataacccacacatatataagtttaagtactcgtgcctagtatgtaaaacataaaatccgcatgtattctcagttcccaaaataagtttaaagtaaaaagggaatgctataactcacaatgatatgtagcggtaaagtagtagtcgggaaaggtgtgcaagtaaacggtccgaggtcctcaacctaagtcaaatagtactaagtcagtaaatcatcttaataggtttaaaagtatgtaattaaggtcttaagggtcatcatcattcatcattaaacaaaaggcgtaaagtaggtttcgtttatgaaagtagtttaaaacaaagtctgacttcagtcagtcaccacggcctctacccttactgaattaaggtgagaccagtggccatggctccgtctatgagtcccttaagtgtggtaaaatttacagaagcaaactcgtcttcgtttaaccgtggtgacggtctaagtgcgagtaggtctgaaatttctgcacaacgttaaaaggacctagtgacgatcggagggccataaatcctaaaccgtaactcggattaagtcgagtcctatatgaaaagttatctactagaaaagttctatctaaatatcaggttagaacagcccaggtctactggtctgttacagaaacatcagatcagtagcttttggacagaaacagtgagtttaaaagggttccggtggtcttggtgcttgatgttcatcatggttctcatccttgatgcatatagcttcaagtgtacaactcattgatgtatctacatcatcttaaccaagtcttgaccatcataaccctagtgcaagtctaagacatgaagcacaactcacttaagagttgcatgtagtttgatgaaccaaagttacatcaaagtcttaggtttgacacttacatgaactataatagaaatattgaactataaacttgaaagttaactaactaatcaagatcataagtagtagaacatagttcttagtttgatcttgaagatccaagactcaaaagtctagatccaaagttatatttaaagaaacttatttgtgtgttcttgaactttcaaagttaacttaatttgttcaagagatatgagatcaagactaacttgtagtacttgaccatataaactaactacatgaaattaaagtgcataaattgaagaagtaaacttaaataaacaagaaaaagattcatggttgttcatacttttaaagattcaaccaaagttgatctttaagtaaagtaaactttaagtttacttccatgacttacaagtatgattttatacaaccatgaacttaaatcttttgatgcaacatatgtagaacataaactagtaagcttagttcttgtttgttcttgtaaatacaagataaaaatgaagaataaactaggtagtttgattcttgaaaacatgtaagaaaacaactagtaagtaagtaacaataatcaagtaaacaattacaactaacaaaagattataacaatcaaagaatgatgatgatttaagggtgttAGGATTCGGTTTTGGCCAAGAAAGAAGAGAGAAATTATGTTCATGTTACTTATAATTTTGaaagaaaaagagaggaaagttgagagaattaagtgtgtgttttgagaatggGAAGTAATTGAAAGATACTAGTGTAcatgtagtaaaaaaaaaaaatgaaaaatcccTCCCCATATGCTATGGCCGACGGTTTGGGGCCTtcaaggggggggggggggaggagtGTTTGTTGGTTAATAGCAAGTAAAGCCTTACAAAAGGTGGTTAAAAGATGTAGTTTCACGGGGATTAAGGCATAACTAGATTCCTTATGTAAatgactaactagttacactttgaaactaatacttacatgtagtatgggctaactaagtccactagtagtgtagggtgggcttataagcccaagttcaagagtccattagctttaaacaagcccaagtccaataattcacaagttaatccaattaaagcccaagtaactaactaatagtcttagttaattaaaatgattaataaatttaatcatgaatgtaaataatatctaaaaatattattcgtgaaagttccgggtgtcacaaagacgtttcgggccattaaagtcaagttcgggcaatcatggcaacatgtaaatgtaataacgtacattcgtttaaacacgcgtattaataataataattattaataaaataacgttggaaattccagggtcgttacaagaaAGGGCTAGGAGAACAATGAACCACtaaagccatatatatatatatatatatatatatatatatatatatatatatatatatatatatatatatatatatatatatatatatatatatatatatatatatataatgaaccaCTAAAGCCCAACCAACAAACAAAGCAAAACAAACATCGACCAAACGACTCAAACCTAAAATCAAATCTAACGGACAAGACACTAAACAAAACGGGGAAACCTCAAACCGCTAACAAAGAAACAAGAATGAAAAATCCTGCCGGATCTAAACCACCAAACATTTGATTCATAGAATGGCGAAATTTCTCCACTTCCGCGCTAACAACCCTATCTTTAAGAATAAGTTTTAGAAGTTTTCCATGAACCAAAGAAAACTTGACAGATCTTCCCGTCCAATTAGAAAAGGAGAAATCCATATCTAGCTCAGTCGATGACGAAGGAATAGTAATAACGTCCACCTCAAACCCTTCAACActtgtcttcttttcccgactgaaGAAATGCCACACTCCAAATCGTCACCCCCTATTTTACTATCTTCACATTTATAACAATTGCTCCCAATCGTCACCCCTATTTTTTATATTTATGCACACTATTTACAGGCGAGCCAACCACCAATCGGGACCCAAACACACAAAACCACCACCCACACAATGGCGGATGCCAAGAACAAAAATTAAAGGTTACCAAGCTAAATCAAAAACTACTACGAACACTATTAAAAAGCCAAACAAACAATCCGAAACATACAAGAAAAGTACAATACACCAAAGAATCAAACACGTAGGCCATAgacaaatattacataataatcacTTAAAACCATTATTTATCTCATATTAAATTTAGATTTTGCTCACATAAGTTGTCAACTGAATTAAGCTTAGGATTTTTCAAATCACAGACGTTAGGGCTATAATTCTGTCATTAAGAAATTTGGACACACAAAAATCATTTGTACGTTAAAAAAAAATCACCCATTTTCTGTAAATAACCATCCACAACAAGTTTTATGTACAAACatttaaaaaaatgttttaaaaatcaaaaattAAAACGCTAACAATAACCCTTAGTGTTGTCGTTAAAGTACATAAAAATCTTGTACAATTCAATAACCGTTATATTAAAGTAAAAAATAAGCGTCGTGCACAAGTTATGTTTGCATCTTAACAACTCTTAGGGTCATGATTaccaaaataaaaaaagaaaattgTAACTAACGTGTATACTGAACTTTTTTTCGCGAATTCTCGAGTTATGAACTAGAGTAATATATTAAGAGAAAAACAAGCGTTTTCCATTTCAAAATCAAAGTACGTGGGGGGCTAAAAAGGTAATTTCACACGAATGAAAGAAAGAAAGATCCTGCGGCTGGCTCGACTTCAATTCATTCAATCAATCTACTTAAATTAATCGCCTTCTCATTTTCTCCGTCATTTGTGTCTGTAAGCTCGGCTTCGATCTGGCTAACATCCCCAATCCAGCTCCccccaccattttctctctcccctCTCGATCTCCCTCCTTTCTTCATACAAACAAACACCCTCActcatatatacacacatatatatacaacaTGTTTTCAAATCCCTTCTGATACAGGCTTAAATTCATCATCTAGGGCTGAAATTTTACATTTTTCTTCATGGGTTTTGTTTATTTTATGTAAAGTTTGATGCTTTCAACACTTTTGGTGCTTGCTAATTGGAATTTGTAGAGGTTGGAAAAGAAGATCTGTACTTGTCCCCCAAAATTTGTTATATTTTGACTTTCTAATGCAGTTTGGGGtgagattttgttttttttttttttttacatattccCTTCATGGGTTTTGTTTATTTTATGTAAAGTTTGATGCTTTCAACACTTTTGGTGCTTGCTAATTGAAGTTTTTAGAGACTGGAAATAAAGATCTGTACTTGTGCCCCAAAATTTGTGATATTTTAACTTTATAATGCAGTTTGGGGTGAGTTTCTAACTTTCTGTTTCAGATTAATTAGTGTGTTTATCTGAGTGAAAATACTAAGAATTACTGGTTTGAGTATggaatatttttgaattatttcaTTATGTGATTAGGGTTATTACTTGCTAGTTGTCATTTAGATACTTAATTTTGACTTTGAGAAAAGTTTTTGAATTTGGTAGTGTATATAGTGTACAACATTAATTCTTTATTGTCACACTGTTTTAACTAAACCTGTAATGTAGAATTCAAAGAATTAGTTTAGAACTAGATTCAGCTGGTTATTGAAGTATATTTTGTAAATACATCATATTTGATTTGACTGTGGCTAGTTTTTTATTGGGGGTGTTTCGACGTGTGTTTTGTTAGTAAATACAGTGATATTCAGTATTCATAATCACTAATCAGATTATTAGTTTTTAGAAGTTACAGATAGTTCAGTAATGATACATTTATCTTTGATAATCAGCTAGTTTTTGAATATCTGATATTTTGACCCAAACTACTCTGAAAATCATTATCAAAAAGATTTTTTTGGCAAACAATGTAAACTCAAGTTGCAGTGATcacaaggttgtaaaagacgctAGTGGGCGACGCGTCGGTAGAGACCCTAGAGGGATGAGTCGGTCGAGATGGGGACGCGGCGGGGGACGAGTCACATAGAATAATACATATTTCGGACATAAATACTTGATTTACAAATAAGACGACGTGGGTGTAATTTACATAATATATAGGCTTTTTATAATGTTTTCTAGATTATAATTGATTTATTAATTTATCTTTTAGGGGATTCTATATAAGTCGGTGTCTTTCTCATCGAATTTTAAATGGGTTGAGATTTTTGTTAAGACTAGGACATGGCCGGACAAAAAGCCGACTTTTAACCAACGTTGACATgactttgacctgacttttgatTGTTGACCGACTTATTGGACATTTTTCTTCGAGTCGGGACAGACTAGTCACAAAAACGCCGCACCGGCCGCTGGCGGCCAAGGCGGCTGCCGTTTACAACACTGAGTGATCACATTAAGCAAACATTACTTTAATACGTTCCATAATAGCAGGTCCATAAAATGTAGAATTGCTTCTGCATTACGATGTTAGATTCAAGTGACTTTGCTTTCTTAATGAATTGAAGTTTCGAAGTTTTCGATTTTTGTTGGTTTCAGTTTTTAGTGTGTTTAACATGTTAACTTTCTTCATCACATATTTATTGCTTCAGGCAGGTGTAGTTGGTGATAAAACTGTAGCATTAATGGATTGGAGTGTAAGCAATACATACAAACACTTAAAAGGTACTAGCTTTTTCTTGCCATACTTGTGCCTtcattattaaatttaatattaataaattaataaataaatttttaagTATTAATTAAGTCGCGGGTTATAAACTTGTTTATTATTTAGATAAAAAAACAGAGGTTATTCAAGTATGAATCTTGTATGTGTACTTGAATTGCTTGTAAATTACATATATAATTTGTGCATTTGTTTTTTGGTTATTATAATCACTATATTGAATATTGAATTTCAATGaaaatattgttttttttttttttttttttttttttaacttcatGGGGTTTTTTTTAAGTAGAtacggaaccaaaatctgtcatggatggATCACTCATTCCGAACATTGAGCCGATAGATAGTGCACCAGGTGGAACTTCGTCAGACAAAGGAAATCATTTAACGAAAAGAAAAAAGACGATGACTTCCGTTTACCTTAGATTCTTTGAAACAACATCGGATGGCAAGAATCGTAGGTGCAAGTTTTGTGGACAGAGCTATTCCATTTCTACAGCTACCGGTACTTCATCTACAATCTGTCTAGATCATAGAACTTGTCGTATATATACCTGGCAATTGAAACCCATATCTcaaatttgggtcaaatgggtcaagcttttgggtcaattgggtcttgaaaTAAAGGTCCAATGGATTTCCCTCCAACCTGTTGAGTCCTATATAAAGAAATAGGTCTAATGGATATCAATTCTTAAACTCAATAAATAGAGATAGGTCTAATGggtcttgtgaatgggtcaaacgAGTCAAGCAAAAAGATCATAATAAGTTTCATCCATGAAACATATGTGAAAGCATTCatggttatatcatttattatgtatattaattgatatttttatatatatatatatataataataaatataaattataaataataataactaaaatatttTTTTTGACACATTTGACCCATGACCCTTTTGACCCATGACCTATTTCAAAACAAAACCATTTTTCCCGTTACCctaaccgacccaacctgacccgtttgccaggtatagtCCTATATATTGATTCGCTTGGATGCTAAAACACAGGTGGAGGGTTTGAAAATGTGTTATAAGTAAACGGATCGAATTGCCGCCTTTAATAAAAAATAATTTAGCCGTGTATTCTTAATCGACACACtgacaatttttttttaattattgaaGGCAATTTGGGCAGGCACCTTAGTAACCGTCATCCAGGGTACGATAAGGCGGATGATACCATCTCTACCCCAAGTTCACAACCGTTAATAGTCATCAAAAAGCCTCAAACCCAAgtcaaaacgtctcatgtagatctTGATCATTTAAATTGGTTACTCGTAAAGTGGCTCATTTTAGCATCTTTACCTCCTTCAACGTTCGAAGAAAAATGGCTTTGCAACTCCTTCAAATTCCTCAATCCAACCGTCCAAATCTGGCCTACCGAAAAGTTCCAATTAGTACTCACCGAAGTCTTCAAAACAATGAGGGAAGACGTACGGTGCACGTTAGCAAACGTCACTTCAAAAGTCTCGATCACCCTCGATTTTTGGACATCGTACCAACAAGTGTTTTACATGAGTGTTAGTTGTCAATGGATTGACGATCTTTGGTCGTTTCACAAATTACTTCTCGATGTATCGCGGGTCCCGTCACCTTGCGGAAGTTCGGAAATTTATCAAACGTTATTAAAAATCTTGAAATTTTATCATTTAGAAAGCCGAGTTCTTTCGTGCACTCATGATAATAGTACAAATGTGGTTCATGCTTGTCATACGCTTAAAGAGGAACTTGATAGTCAAAAAGCTAACCCTTTTTGCTACATTCCATGTGCTGCTCGCACGTTGAATTCGGTTATCGATGATGGTTTGAGATCAACTAAATCGGTAGTTGCAAAGATTAGGGAGTTTGCGTTGGAGATTAATTCGTCACCGGAGATAATTGACGAATTTAATCAGTTTACAACAACTTATCAAGAAGGGAATTGGAAGTTTCCCCTTGATGTTTCAGCTCGATGGAACGGCACTTATCAAATGCTCGATATCGTTCGTAAGGTATACGATTATATTTAACTAACCTTTTCTTTGTTTCGTAATATCTTCGTGTTACAGGACTCGGAATTACTCGGCGAGTACTTGGTGAAAACTTGGTCAAACTATGTCAAAAGTTGGTCAAACTCtgccaaaactcgggattactcaaAAAATCAGTCAAAACTCGTCGGGATTTCTCAGAAAATGAGTCAAAGCTCGGTCAAAACTGTCAAAGTCAAAATTTGGTCAAAC
This window of the Rutidosis leptorrhynchoides isolate AG116_Rl617_1_P2 chromosome 7, CSIRO_AGI_Rlap_v1, whole genome shotgun sequence genome carries:
- the LOC139857641 gene encoding zinc finger BED domain-containing protein RICESLEEPER 2 isoform X1, with the translated sequence MQFGAGVVGDKTVALMDWSVSNTYKHLKVDTEPKSVMDGSLIPNIEPIDSAPGGTSSDKGNHLTKRKKTMTSVYLRFFETTSDGKNRRCKFCGQSYSISTATGNLGRHLSNRHPGYDKADDTISTPSSQPLIVIKKPQTQVKTSHVDLDHLNWLLVKWLILASLPPSTFEEKWLCNSFKFLNPTVQIWPTEKFQLVLTEVFKTMREDVRCTLANVTSKVSITLDFWTSYQQVFYMSVSCQWIDDLWSFHKLLLDVSRVPSPCGSSEIYQTLLKILKFYHLESRVLSCTHDNSTNVVHACHTLKEELDSQKANPFCYIPCAARTLNSVIDDGLRSTKSVVAKIREFALEINSSPEIIDEFNQFTTTYQEGNWKFPLDVSARWNGTYQMLDIVRKAGKSMETIIRKYDEMLGRLLLNSAEKNAINIMHAYLEPFYKTTNDICTNKLPTVGLVLFFMDHISETITACRESRHTPDWLKNAAIDMTTKVRSYNDQVSNIFTYMTAILDPRIKIELIPESLNLDNYLEEARSHFVRNYLSNHFASMTSSYGNTQELDDGGSNVSFAEEIARKRRRASMGNSTDELTQYLSEPTAPIFTDVLEWWKVNSTRYPRLSIMARDFLAVQATSIEPEDLFCSKGDEVDRSKQSLPHSSIRETLCVRSWTECGMKLKFKSTEIDYDRLMELAGLGDNVAPGGSEKKHK
- the LOC139857641 gene encoding zinc finger BED domain-containing protein RICESLEEPER 2 isoform X2, which produces MQFGAGVVGDKTVALMDWSVSNTYKHLKDTEPKSVMDGSLIPNIEPIDSAPGGTSSDKGNHLTKRKKTMTSVYLRFFETTSDGKNRRCKFCGQSYSISTATGNLGRHLSNRHPGYDKADDTISTPSSQPLIVIKKPQTQVKTSHVDLDHLNWLLVKWLILASLPPSTFEEKWLCNSFKFLNPTVQIWPTEKFQLVLTEVFKTMREDVRCTLANVTSKVSITLDFWTSYQQVFYMSVSCQWIDDLWSFHKLLLDVSRVPSPCGSSEIYQTLLKILKFYHLESRVLSCTHDNSTNVVHACHTLKEELDSQKANPFCYIPCAARTLNSVIDDGLRSTKSVVAKIREFALEINSSPEIIDEFNQFTTTYQEGNWKFPLDVSARWNGTYQMLDIVRKAGKSMETIIRKYDEMLGRLLLNSAEKNAINIMHAYLEPFYKTTNDICTNKLPTVGLVLFFMDHISETITACRESRHTPDWLKNAAIDMTTKVRSYNDQVSNIFTYMTAILDPRIKIELIPESLNLDNYLEEARSHFVRNYLSNHFASMTSSYGNTQELDDGGSNVSFAEEIARKRRRASMGNSTDELTQYLSEPTAPIFTDVLEWWKVNSTRYPRLSIMARDFLAVQATSIEPEDLFCSKGDEVDRSKQSLPHSSIRETLCVRSWTECGMKLKFKSTEIDYDRLMELAGLGDNVAPGGSEKKHK